A genomic stretch from Enterobacter dykesii includes:
- a CDS encoding MipA/OmpV family protein codes for MTKLKLLALGILAATAVSTAQAESQWTVGAGVGVINSPYKQYDRDVYPVPVITYEGDNVWFRGLGGGYYLWNDKADKLSIMAYYDPTHFKPGDSDSHALRQLDKRKSTMMAGLSYVHNTEYGFLRTALAGDTLDNSNGFIWDLAWLYRYTNGGLTLTPGIGVQYNSENYNDYYYGVSKNESRRSGLKSYSADDGWDPYLELTATYNFLGDWSVYGTGRYERLSDEVKDSPMVDKSWAGIFSVGVSYKF; via the coding sequence GTGACCAAACTCAAACTTCTGGCATTAGGCATCCTTGCCGCGACCGCAGTAAGCACCGCACAGGCGGAAAGTCAGTGGACGGTTGGCGCGGGTGTTGGCGTCATTAACAGCCCGTATAAACAGTATGACCGTGATGTTTATCCTGTTCCCGTTATCACTTATGAAGGCGATAACGTCTGGTTCCGCGGGCTCGGCGGCGGCTACTATCTCTGGAACGATAAGGCCGATAAGCTCTCCATCATGGCCTACTACGACCCAACGCACTTCAAGCCGGGTGACAGCGACAGCCACGCGCTTCGCCAGCTCGACAAGCGTAAAAGTACCATGATGGCCGGACTCTCCTATGTACATAACACCGAGTATGGTTTCCTGCGTACTGCCCTGGCGGGTGACACGCTGGATAACAGCAACGGTTTTATCTGGGATCTGGCATGGTTGTACCGCTACACCAACGGTGGGCTCACCCTGACGCCGGGTATCGGTGTGCAGTACAACAGCGAGAACTACAACGACTACTACTACGGCGTCTCTAAAAACGAGTCCCGTCGCAGTGGTCTGAAAAGCTACAGTGCAGATGACGGCTGGGATCCTTACCTGGAGCTGACCGCGACCTACAACTTCCTTGGCGACTGGAGCGTGTACGGTACCGGTCGCTATGAGCGTCTGAGCGATGAAGTGAAGGACAGCCCGATGGTCGATAAGTCCTGGGCAGGCATCTTCTCTGTGGGTGTGAGCTACAAGTTCTGA
- a CDS encoding D-hexose-6-phosphate mutarotase encodes MINKIFALPVVEQLTPVLSRRQIDGADIIVVDHPRVKASVALNGAHLLSWKPEGEAEGLWLSDATSFKKGGAIRGGVPICWPWFGPSAQPGLPSHGFARNQQWTLKAHNEDDNGAVLTFELQANDETRALWPHDFTLYARFKLGKTCEIELEAHGEFETTSALHTYFNVGDISAVKVSGLGDTYIDKVDNAKEGKLSDGVQAFPDRTDRVYLHPEACSVIHDGALNRGIEVVHHHHSDVVGWNPGPALSASMADMTDEGYKTFVCVETACVTTPQKASEEKPSRLGQTIRIVKR; translated from the coding sequence ATGATTAATAAAATTTTTGCACTTCCGGTAGTCGAACAACTTACCCCTGTGCTCTCCCGCCGTCAGATTGACGGCGCTGATATCATCGTCGTTGACCACCCGCGCGTTAAGGCCTCCGTGGCGCTGAACGGCGCCCACCTGCTTTCCTGGAAACCGGAAGGCGAAGCTGAAGGCTTATGGCTGAGCGATGCGACCTCCTTCAAAAAAGGGGGAGCGATTCGCGGCGGCGTGCCGATCTGCTGGCCATGGTTCGGCCCGTCCGCCCAGCCGGGTTTGCCTTCTCACGGTTTTGCCCGTAACCAGCAGTGGACGTTAAAAGCGCATAATGAAGATGACAACGGCGCAGTGCTGACCTTTGAGCTGCAGGCTAATGATGAAACCCGCGCCCTCTGGCCGCACGATTTCACCCTGTACGCCCGATTTAAGCTGGGTAAAACCTGTGAAATCGAACTGGAAGCCCATGGCGAGTTCGAAACCACCTCTGCCCTGCACACCTATTTCAACGTGGGTGATATCAGCGCAGTGAAGGTGAGCGGCCTGGGCGATACCTATATCGACAAAGTGGATAACGCGAAAGAAGGCAAACTGAGCGACGGCGTTCAGGCATTCCCTGACCGTACTGACCGCGTTTACCTGCACCCGGAAGCGTGCAGCGTGATCCACGACGGCGCCCTCAACCGCGGCATTGAAGTGGTCCATCATCATCACAGCGACGTGGTGGGCTGGAACCCGGGCCCTGCCCTTTCCGCCAGCATGGCCGACATGACGGATGAAGGGTATAAAACGTTTGTCTGCGTGGAAACCGCCTGCGTGACCACCCCGCAGAAAGCGAGTGAAGAAAAACCGTCTCGTTTAGGGCAGACGATCCGCATTGTTAAGCGATAA